A window from Drosophila nasuta strain 15112-1781.00 chromosome 3, ASM2355853v1, whole genome shotgun sequence encodes these proteins:
- the LOC132791826 gene encoding myophilin isoform X1 — protein MSSNRAPKSGFAAEAQRKINSKYSEELAQESLEWIKAVTAEPINTSGDTDNFFEVLKDGVILCKLANALQPGCIKKVNESKMAFKCMENISAFLECAKNFGVPTQETFQSVDLWERQNLNSVVICLQSLGRKASNFNKPSIGPKEADKNVRNFSEEQLRAGQNVISLQYGSNKGATQSGINFGNTRHM, from the exons aTGTCTTCGAATCGTGCTCCAAAGAGTGGCTTTGCGGCCGAAGCGCAGCGTAag ATCAACTCAAAGTACAGCGAGGAGCTGGCTCAGGAGTCGCTGGAATGGATCAAGGCCGTAACCGCAGAGCCCATTAACACATCCGGTGATACGGACAATTTCTTTGAAGTGCTCAAGGATGGCGTGATCCTGTGCAAGCTGGCCAATGCTCTGCAGCCGGGCTGCATCAAGAAGGTCAACGAGAGCAAAATGGCCTTCAAGTGCATGGAGAACATCTCGGCATTCCTCGAGTGCGCCAAGAACTTTGGTGTGCCCACACAGGAGACATTCCAAAGCGTCGATCTCTGGGAGCGTCAGAATCTCAACTCTGTCGTCATCTGCTTGCAGTCGCTGGGCCGCAAG GCATCCAACTTCAATAAGCCATCGATTGGTCCCAAGGAGGCGGACAAGAATGTGCGCAACTTCAGCGAGGAGCAGCTGCGTGCCGGCCAGAATGTGATCTCTCTGCAGTATGGCTCCAACAAGGGCGCCACTCAGTCGGGCATCAACTTTGGCAACACCAGACACATGTAG
- the LOC132791826 gene encoding myophilin isoform X2, which produces MYQSKINSKYSEELAQESLEWIKAVTAEPINTSGDTDNFFEVLKDGVILCKLANALQPGCIKKVNESKMAFKCMENISAFLECAKNFGVPTQETFQSVDLWERQNLNSVVICLQSLGRKASNFNKPSIGPKEADKNVRNFSEEQLRAGQNVISLQYGSNKGATQSGINFGNTRHM; this is translated from the exons ATGTACCAATCAAAG ATCAACTCAAAGTACAGCGAGGAGCTGGCTCAGGAGTCGCTGGAATGGATCAAGGCCGTAACCGCAGAGCCCATTAACACATCCGGTGATACGGACAATTTCTTTGAAGTGCTCAAGGATGGCGTGATCCTGTGCAAGCTGGCCAATGCTCTGCAGCCGGGCTGCATCAAGAAGGTCAACGAGAGCAAAATGGCCTTCAAGTGCATGGAGAACATCTCGGCATTCCTCGAGTGCGCCAAGAACTTTGGTGTGCCCACACAGGAGACATTCCAAAGCGTCGATCTCTGGGAGCGTCAGAATCTCAACTCTGTCGTCATCTGCTTGCAGTCGCTGGGCCGCAAG GCATCCAACTTCAATAAGCCATCGATTGGTCCCAAGGAGGCGGACAAGAATGTGCGCAACTTCAGCGAGGAGCAGCTGCGTGCCGGCCAGAATGTGATCTCTCTGCAGTATGGCTCCAACAAGGGCGCCACTCAGTCGGGCATCAACTTTGGCAACACCAGACACATGTAG
- the LOC132791823 gene encoding zinc finger protein 570-like isoform X1, translating into MDICRVCLNSTVTLVDIFAKREQVDQANPEPCLADMLNEIAVCHVKLDDTFPQHICLSCVLGAQNAWRFKNKCESSYKQLIAIKEQQQQKEQQLLQQQEQQLKAKEEIVCEESKVIEIKLEPPEVEKETTTQAITLKPYKCGMCSKAFADVTILRVHKNWHAEIRSKAQAAVAQVTRKPIEKLQKTVKTKKEIKKFRKRTTDTSDRPFKCTECNQGFFKNLHLTRHMRIHTGECPYECPYCSEAFYRSDYRKRHIEYEHRVTDPAPKLRSRRASK; encoded by the exons aTGGATATTTGCCGAGTTTGTCTCAACAGCACAGTTACGCTTGTGGACATATTTGCCAAGCGTGAGCAAGTCGATCAGGCCAATCCGGAACCCTGCCTGGCGGATATGCTCAACGAGATCGCCGTGTGTCACGTTAAGCTCGACGATACATTTCCGCAACACATCTGCCTCAGCTGCGTGCTGGGCGCTCAAAATGCCTGGCGattcaaaaacaaatgcgAATCCAGCTACAAACAGTTAATAGCAAttaaagagcagcagcaacaaaaagaacaacaactactgcaacagcaggagcaacaATTGAAAGCCAAAGAAGAAATTGTGTGTGAAGAAAGTAAAGTCATTGAAATCAAGCTGGAACCGCCTGAAGTGGAAAAGGAAACAACAACCCAAGCGATTACCTTAAAGCCCTACAAATGTGGCATGTGCAGCAAAGCATTTGCTGATGTCACCATATTGCGAGTGCACAAGAA TTGGCATGCAGAGATCCGGAGTAAAGCACAGGCCGCCGTGGCACAAGTGACACGAAAACCAATTGAGAAACTGCAGAAAACAGTCAAAACCAAAAAGGAGATAAAAAAGTTTCGCAAGAGGACTACGGATACTTCAGATCGACCATTTAAGTGCACCGAATGCAATCAAGGCTTTTTCAAGAATCTACACTTAACGCGGCATATGCGAATACATACCGGTGAATGTCCCTACGAATGTCCTTATTGTTCCGAGGCCTTTTACAGGAGCGACTATCGTAAAAGGCACATCGAGTATGAGCACAGAGTTACCGATCCTGCACCCAAACT AAGGTCAAGGCGGGCGTCAAAGTGA
- the LOC132791823 gene encoding zinc finger protein 570-like isoform X2, which produces MDICRVCLNSTVTLVDIFAKREQVDQANPEPCLADMLNEIAVCHVKLDDTFPQHICLSCVLGAQNAWRFKNKCESSYKQLIAIKEQQQQKEQQLLQQQEQQLKAKEEIVCEESKVIEIKLEPPEVEKETTTQAITLKPYKCGMCSKAFADVTILRVHKNWHAEIRSKAQAAVAQVTRKPIEKLQKTVKTKKEIKKFRKRTTDTSDRPFKCTECNQGFFKNLHLTRHMRIHTGECPYECPYCSEAFYRSDYRKRHIEYEHRVTDPAPKLSRRASK; this is translated from the exons aTGGATATTTGCCGAGTTTGTCTCAACAGCACAGTTACGCTTGTGGACATATTTGCCAAGCGTGAGCAAGTCGATCAGGCCAATCCGGAACCCTGCCTGGCGGATATGCTCAACGAGATCGCCGTGTGTCACGTTAAGCTCGACGATACATTTCCGCAACACATCTGCCTCAGCTGCGTGCTGGGCGCTCAAAATGCCTGGCGattcaaaaacaaatgcgAATCCAGCTACAAACAGTTAATAGCAAttaaagagcagcagcaacaaaaagaacaacaactactgcaacagcaggagcaacaATTGAAAGCCAAAGAAGAAATTGTGTGTGAAGAAAGTAAAGTCATTGAAATCAAGCTGGAACCGCCTGAAGTGGAAAAGGAAACAACAACCCAAGCGATTACCTTAAAGCCCTACAAATGTGGCATGTGCAGCAAAGCATTTGCTGATGTCACCATATTGCGAGTGCACAAGAA TTGGCATGCAGAGATCCGGAGTAAAGCACAGGCCGCCGTGGCACAAGTGACACGAAAACCAATTGAGAAACTGCAGAAAACAGTCAAAACCAAAAAGGAGATAAAAAAGTTTCGCAAGAGGACTACGGATACTTCAGATCGACCATTTAAGTGCACCGAATGCAATCAAGGCTTTTTCAAGAATCTACACTTAACGCGGCATATGCGAATACATACCGGTGAATGTCCCTACGAATGTCCTTATTGTTCCGAGGCCTTTTACAGGAGCGACTATCGTAAAAGGCACATCGAGTATGAGCACAGAGTTACCGATCCTGCACCCAAACT GTCAAGGCGGGCGTCAAAGTGA
- the LOC132791824 gene encoding polycomb group RING finger protein 3 encodes MERRVKLKTINPHITCKICGGYFIDATTVTECLHTFCKSCLVKHLEEKKTCPTCDNIIHQSHPLQYISFDRTMQDIVYKLVPKLQEDESRRERDFYKSRNMPCPKDITQNHEDDNEKVMEAHAESDFHRLDEQVNVCLECISNNFKNLQRRFIRCSSQATITHLKKLVAKKILNGIEKYREIDILCNEELLGKDHTLKFVYVTRWRFRDPPLRLQFRPRVEL; translated from the exons ATGGAGCGGCGagtcaaattaaaaacaattaatccACACATCACATGCAAAATATGCGGTGGTTATTTCATCGATGCGACAACAGTGACCGAGTGTCTGCACACAT TTTGCAAAAGCTGTCTGGTCAAGCATCTGGAGGAGAAGAAAACATGCCCCACCTGCGACAACATCATACATCAGTCACACCCGCTGCAATACATCAGTTTCGATCGCACCATGCAGGACATTGTGTACAAATTGGTGCCGAAGCTGCAAGAAG ATGAATCGCGTAGGGAGCGCGACTTTTACAAGAGTCGCAACATGCCGTGCCCGAAGGATATTACGCAAAACCACGAGGATGACAACGAGAAGGTGATGGAGGCGCATGCCGAATCCGATTTCCATCGCTTGGACGAACAGGTCAATGTGTGCCTCGAGTGCATAAGCAATAACTTTAAGAACCTGCAGCGACGTTTCATACGCTGCAGCTCGCAGGCGACGATCACGCATCTCAAGAAGCTCGTCGCCAAAAAGATACTCAACGGCATTGAAAAGTATCGTGAA ATCGATATTCTGTGTAATGAGGAGTTGTTGGGCAAGGATCACACACTGAAATTCGTCTATGTGACGCGTTGGCGTTTTCGAGATCCTCCATTACGTTTGCAGTTTCGTCCGCGTGTCGAGCTTTAA
- the LOC132792786 gene encoding dihydropteridine reductase codes for MSAGRVVVYGGKGALGSACVDHFKSKNFWVGSIDLSENEKADVSVVVPRDASWEEQESSVIGKVAESLAGNKLDAVICVAGGWAGGNAKKDLAKNADLMWRQSVWSSSISAALAAQHLKDGGLLALTGAKPALEGTPGMIGYGMAKAAVHQLTRSLAGKDSGLPNDALVVSILPVTLDTPMNRKWMPKADFGSWTPLTEVAQLFNKWTLNEERPKSGALLQLITKDGVTELIAAE; via the exons ATGTCCGCGGGTCGCGTCGTCGTCTATGGAGGAAAGGGAGCATTGGGCTCCGCTTGCGTTGATCACTTTAAGTCCAAAAACTTT TGGGTCGGCAGCATTGACTTGAGTGAAAACGAGAAGGCCGATGTCAGTGTTGTTGTGCCACGCGACGCCAGCTGGGAGGAGCAGGAGAGCTCAGTGATTGGCAAAGTGGCTGAATCTCTGGCCGGCAACAAACTGGACGCTGTCATCTGTGTGGCCGGCGGTTGGGCAGGCGGAAATGCCAAGAAAG ATCTCGCCAAGAATGCTGATTTGATGTGGCGCCAGAGCGTCTGGAGCTCGAGCATTtcggctgccttggctgcaCAGCATCTCAAGGATGGCGGTCTGTTGGCTTTGACGGGCGCCAAACCCGCTTTGGAGGGCACACCTGGCATGATTGGCTATGGCATGGCCAAGGCTGCAGTGCATCAGCTGACACGTTCGCTGGCTGGCAAGGATTCTGGTTTGCCCAACGATGCTTTGGTTGTTTCCATCTTGCCCGTGACCCTGGATACTCCCATGAACCGCAAATGGATGCCCAAAGCGGACTTTGGCAGCTGGACACCGCTTACTGAGGTAGCGCAACTATTTAACAAGTGGACACTCAATGAGGAGCGTCCCAAGTCCGGTGCATTGCTGCAGCTGATCACCAAGGATGGCGTCACAGAGCTGATAGCAGCCGAATAG
- the LOC132792785 gene encoding vesicle transport protein USE1, which translates to MATKLNVNIRTLLTNCEDLAKSESNFWRLQKFLKSLDTMIAELAAMDDPQSASRIPGYQERLENLKQLTGYTSKPATGGGGGNGEIALQEMRQLQNTAKHNEIRKDLLQDGDTLRRRRGNEEATTTTGAAGAAGAVETPGGSNMNEAVKYYNNAQEKITEHMLSLTRNLKEQTETANRIIRRDTEVVSKSTGMADRNINSLGKEAEKLEQHSRKAYKCWLWLMIVFVIVVFIGMVLFMKIMKKKKT; encoded by the exons atggcaacaaaattgaatGTAAACATACGAACGCTGCTCACCAACTGTGAGGATCTGGCCAAAAGCGAAAGCAACTTTTGGCGTCTGCAAAAGTTCCTTAAATCGTTAGACACAATGATTGCCGAGCTGGCGGCAATGGATGA TCCACAAAGTGCGAGTCGCATACCCGGCTACCAAGAACGTTTGGAGAACCTCAAACAGCTGACTGGCTATACAAGTAAACCGGCAACTGGAGGAGGTGGAGGCAATGGGGAGATTGCGTTGCAGGAGATGCGGCAATTGCAGAACACGGCCAAACACAATGAGATACGCAAGGACTTGTTGCAAG ATGGAGACACATTGCGCCGTCGACGTGGCAACGAAGaggcaacaacgacaacaggcGCTGCAGGGGCAGCTGGAGCGGTTGAAACTCCCGGCGGCAGCAACATGAACGAGGCCGTCAAGTATTATAATAATGCGCAGGAGAAGATTACGGAGCACATGCTGTCGTTGACACGCAATCTCAAAGAGCAAACAGAGACGGCAAATCGCATCATCAGGCGAGACACTGAAGTGGTCTCGAAATCTACAGGAATGGCGGATCGCAACATCAATTCGCTGGGCAAAGAGGCCGAGAAGTTGGAGCAGCATTCACGCAAAGCCTACAAATGTTGGCTCTGGTTAATGATTGTGTTTGTCATTGTAGTGTTTATCG GCATGGTGCTGTTCATGAAGAttatgaagaagaaaaagacgTGA